The Candidatus Woesearchaeota archaeon genome has a window encoding:
- a CDS encoding radical SAM protein, with product MEGYISDIVVKKDLCTVNFAGCDFKCPFCSKAELVNFDKRFLNDLKIIKKDIKASKSGYVVFSGGEPCLQKDALIELMSFCKKLNKKNILETNGSNPDVILELINKKLADVIKLDIKAPLIESIFENATRSNTFFKKTKEIIENIKKTLRILKENESKVDVEIRTTIVPSLIYKKEDIAKIGDEIKEINCMWRLQQFSSDDKTVDPKFENIKSPSKEFLENLKAYCLKKNPNLRIEV from the coding sequence ATGGAGGGGTATATCAGCGATATAGTTGTCAAGAAGGATCTTTGCACTGTTAATTTTGCAGGCTGCGATTTCAAATGCCCTTTCTGCAGCAAGGCTGAGCTTGTGAATTTTGACAAAAGGTTCCTGAATGATTTAAAGATCATAAAAAAAGACATTAAAGCAAGCAAGTCAGGTTATGTTGTTTTTTCCGGCGGAGAACCATGCCTTCAGAAAGATGCGCTAATCGAATTAATGTCTTTCTGTAAAAAACTAAATAAAAAAAACATTCTTGAAACCAATGGCAGCAATCCGGATGTTATATTGGAGCTGATAAACAAGAAACTGGCTGATGTGATAAAACTGGATATTAAAGCTCCTTTGATTGAGAGCATATTTGAAAATGCGACAAGATCAAATACTTTTTTTAAAAAAACAAAAGAAATAATTGAAAACATCAAAAAAACCCTTAGGATTCTGAAGGAGAACGAATCGAAAGTTGATGTTGAGATAAGAACAACAATTGTGCCGTCGCTTATTTATAAAAAAGAGGATATTGCTAAAATCGGGGACGAGATAAAAGAGATCAACTGCATGTGGAGGCTGCAGCAGTTCAGCTCAGATGATAAGACAGTTGATCCAAAATTTGAGAATATCAAATCACCATCAAAAGAGTTTCTTGAGAATCTGAAAGCTTACTGCCTGAAGAAGAATCCGAATCTGAGGATTGAAGTTTAA
- the dut gene encoding dUTP diphosphatase: MKIKIKKLSKDAKLPSYAHEGDAGLDLYSDEDFILKVCERAAIKTGVQIAIPNGYVGLVWDKSGIALNNGIKTKGGVIDSSYRGEIKVVMVNLGKEDFIIKKGMKIAQMLVQKVEKAELEEVEALDETTRNEKGFGSTGL; encoded by the coding sequence ATGAAAATAAAAATAAAAAAGCTAAGCAAAGATGCGAAACTGCCTTCATACGCGCATGAAGGGGATGCCGGCTTGGATCTTTACTCTGATGAGGATTTTATTCTGAAAGTCTGCGAAAGGGCTGCAATCAAGACAGGAGTGCAGATTGCAATTCCAAATGGCTATGTGGGCTTGGTTTGGGACAAGAGCGGAATTGCGCTGAATAATGGCATTAAGACAAAAGGCGGAGTTATTGATTCTTCATATAGGGGGGAGATAAAGGTTGTAATGGTTAATCTTGGAAAAGAGGATTTTATAATCAAAAAAGGGATGAAGATAGCCCAGATGCTTGTGCAGAAAGTTGAAAAGGCTGAACTTGAAGAAGTTGAAGCATTGGATGAGACAACAAGGAATGAAAAGGGATTCGGAAGCACAGGGCTGTAA
- a CDS encoding HD domain-containing protein has translation MIKMEMHLEKAEEFAIEKHQGQYRKYPSDVPYITHPGGVVKILKMMGVNDDITLSVAWLHDVAEDCNVSLDEIAREFNEEIADLVKILTKCDNKEEYVKRFLNTDRRAQLIKLADVAHNSGNIGSALSNEKAERFKYFCEKYYLPLAERICPRLYSEIKNNLN, from the coding sequence ATGATTAAAATGGAAATGCATTTGGAAAAAGCAGAAGAATTTGCAATAGAAAAACACCAGGGCCAGTATAGAAAATACCCTTCAGATGTGCCTTACATAACACATCCCGGGGGTGTTGTAAAGATCCTTAAAATGATGGGAGTCAATGATGACATAACCTTGTCAGTTGCATGGCTTCATGATGTTGCAGAAGATTGCAATGTAAGCTTGGATGAAATAGCAAGAGAATTCAATGAGGAAATTGCTGATCTTGTAAAAATATTGACAAAGTGCGACAACAAAGAAGAATACGTAAAAAGATTTCTGAATACAGACAGAAGGGCGCAGTTGATTAAGCTGGCGGATGTTGCGCATAATTCCGGCAATATAGGCTCGGCATTGAGCAATGAGAAGGCAGAGAGGTTCAAGTATTTTTGTGAGAAGTATTATCTGCCTTTGGCTGAAAGAATCTGCCCAAGGCTGTACAGCGAAATCAAAAATAACCTGAATTAA
- a CDS encoding slipin family protein, with protein sequence MPYALYVIGAIIFFFLLSGIKLLYQYERGVIFTLGRYSHVKDPGLRWVMPVIQNMRKVDIRIKTADIPRQEVITKDNIPLLANTVVYFKVEKPADAIIKIEDFEYAVKQYTQAALRDVIGNSELDFVLTEREKIASSIKKIVDTETSGWGVDIESIKIQELELPAEMKRAMAKQAEAERERRAVIIAAEGELEASENLRKASDNLSKSPAAVHLRTLQTIRDIAADPSEKIVLFLPSDTAGLIKKFTKK encoded by the coding sequence ATGCCATATGCGCTATACGTCATTGGAGCAATAATCTTTTTTTTCTTGCTATCAGGGATCAAGCTGTTATACCAATATGAAAGAGGGGTTATTTTTACCTTAGGAAGATACAGCCATGTTAAAGATCCTGGCTTAAGATGGGTCATGCCCGTAATCCAAAATATGAGGAAGGTTGATATTCGCATCAAAACTGCAGATATCCCTCGCCAGGAAGTTATTACAAAAGACAATATTCCGCTTCTTGCAAACACAGTTGTTTATTTTAAAGTTGAAAAGCCTGCAGATGCCATCATAAAGATCGAGGATTTTGAATATGCTGTGAAACAATACACGCAAGCTGCATTACGGGATGTTATTGGCAACTCAGAGCTTGACTTTGTTTTGACAGAAAGAGAAAAGATAGCAAGCAGCATTAAAAAGATAGTCGATACAGAAACCTCAGGCTGGGGTGTTGACATAGAATCAATAAAGATACAGGAACTAGAGCTTCCGGCTGAAATGAAAAGGGCAATGGCAAAGCAGGCTGAAGCAGAAAGGGAGAGAAGGGCAGTTATTATTGCTGCTGAAGGAGAGCTGGAAGCTTCGGAAAATCTGAGAAAGGCTTCTGACAACTTATCCAAAAGCCCGGCTGCTGTTCACCTTAGAACCCTGCAGACTATACGGGACATTGCAGCAGATCCATCAGAAAAAATTGTTTTGTTTCTGCCTTCAGATACGGCAGGCCTGATTAAAAAATTCACTAAGAAATAG
- the prf1 gene encoding peptide chain release factor aRF-1, translating to MADAKLKFKLKKVIKELDQYKGRHTEMVSVYVPQEYDLNKIIQHLDQEKGTATNIKSTSTRKNVIDALERMIQHLKLFKRTPENGLAVFSGNVAEREGQSDIKVWSLEPPVPLKIRIYRCDKEFVLDPLRDMLEIKEVYGLVVMDRRDGTIAMLKGKAIIPLVRTHSTVPGKYKSGGQSAKRFESNRELAAKEFYHKVADYMKDQFLTKITELKGILIGGPGPTKYELVEGDYITGDLKKKIIAIKDISYTDEFGLQELLDKCQDILAQEGIAEEKAIMARFFELLATKQGMVGYGREEVTNDLKMGAVDVLLLSEDCEDSVVEEFEKEAEKVGTKVMMISTETREGVQLRDIGKIAAILRYEVR from the coding sequence ATGGCAGACGCAAAGCTGAAATTCAAGCTGAAGAAAGTAATAAAGGAATTAGATCAGTATAAAGGCAGGCATACAGAAATGGTCAGCGTCTATGTTCCGCAGGAATACGATCTCAATAAAATAATCCAGCATCTTGACCAGGAGAAAGGCACTGCCACAAACATAAAGTCAACCTCTACAAGAAAGAATGTAATTGATGCATTGGAAAGGATGATCCAACATTTAAAGCTTTTCAAAAGAACCCCGGAAAATGGCTTGGCTGTTTTTTCAGGCAATGTTGCTGAAAGGGAAGGCCAGAGCGACATAAAGGTATGGAGCCTGGAGCCGCCAGTTCCTTTAAAGATAAGAATCTACAGATGCGACAAGGAATTTGTTTTAGATCCGTTGAGAGATATGCTTGAAATAAAAGAAGTGTATGGCTTGGTTGTCATGGATAGAAGAGATGGAACAATAGCCATGCTAAAAGGAAAGGCAATTATTCCGCTTGTCAGGACTCACTCGACAGTGCCTGGAAAGTACAAGAGCGGAGGACAGAGCGCTAAAAGATTTGAAAGCAACCGTGAATTGGCAGCAAAGGAATTCTATCATAAAGTTGCTGATTATATGAAGGATCAATTTTTGACAAAAATAACCGAGCTGAAGGGTATATTGATTGGAGGCCCTGGCCCGACAAAATACGAATTAGTTGAGGGCGATTACATAACGGGCGATTTAAAAAAGAAAATAATTGCAATAAAAGACATTAGTTACACAGATGAGTTCGGCCTGCAGGAATTGCTTGATAAATGCCAGGATATTCTTGCGCAGGAGGGCATTGCAGAAGAAAAGGCAATAATGGCCAGATTCTTCGAGTTGCTGGCCACAAAGCAGGGAATGGTCGGCTATGGCAGGGAAGAAGTTACGAATGACCTGAAAATGGGCGCAGTTGATGTTCTGCTTCTGTCTGAGGACTGCGAAGATTCTGTTGTTGAAGAGTTTGAAAAAGAAGCTGAAAAAGTAGGCACAAAAGTCATGATGATCTCAACTGAAACAAGAGAGGGTGTGCAGCTGAGAGATATAGGGAAGATAGCTGCGATACTAAGGTATGAAGTAAGGTAA
- a CDS encoding stage II sporulation protein M, which translates to MLEELYSLEFIEKHSIIAFVMGLAYSVIGIGAALILFPEDPAIVAVAFTAIMIVPTLRKLLKREEETESKKEGFSLFGFFFDHKTIFKVYVFLFLGILLSFSIFALVLPSLATNYIFKNQIDVLYGATTGGAVFSSGLFKSIFFNNLGVLILCFIAAFIFGDGAIFLLVWNASVWGTIFGNLAKTAALNVGQNPFIYFIIVFVVVFPHMILEAFSYFCSASAGGIISKAIIKESFFSEKFLRIIKNTLILFVFAAIVLVIAVTIETYVLGNVEVYKIIIQRSFL; encoded by the coding sequence ATGCTAGAAGAGCTTTACTCGCTGGAATTCATTGAAAAGCATTCAATAATTGCATTTGTAATGGGCCTTGCTTATTCAGTTATCGGCATTGGAGCCGCGCTTATCCTGTTTCCGGAGGATCCAGCTATTGTTGCTGTCGCCTTCACTGCAATAATGATCGTGCCGACATTGAGGAAATTGCTAAAGCGCGAAGAAGAAACTGAGAGCAAGAAGGAAGGCTTCAGCTTGTTTGGATTTTTCTTTGATCATAAGACCATATTCAAGGTCTATGTATTTTTATTTTTAGGCATTCTATTGTCATTCTCGATTTTTGCCTTGGTCCTGCCAAGCCTGGCAACAAACTATATTTTCAAAAATCAGATTGATGTGCTTTACGGCGCTACAACAGGCGGCGCAGTATTCAGCTCAGGCCTGTTCAAAAGCATTTTTTTCAACAATCTTGGTGTTTTGATATTGTGCTTTATCGCCGCCTTCATCTTCGGAGATGGCGCAATCTTCCTGCTTGTTTGGAATGCTTCTGTGTGGGGCACCATATTCGGAAATCTGGCTAAAACAGCTGCCTTGAATGTGGGCCAGAATCCATTCATCTACTTCATAATTGTTTTTGTTGTTGTTTTCCCGCACATGATCCTGGAAGCATTCTCCTACTTCTGCTCAGCATCTGCAGGCGGCATTATATCAAAAGCAATAATCAAAGAAAGCTTTTTCTCAGAAAAATTCCTCAGGATAATAAAAAACACATTAATATTGTTTGTGTTTGCAGCTATAGTGCTTGTCATTGCCGTAACAATTGAAACCTATGTTCTCGGCAACGTAGAAGTCTATAAGATAATAATCCAGAGGAGCTTTTTATAA
- a CDS encoding translation initiation factor IF-5A, whose product MGEIRQANAVSMKKGNYIIIDGVACVVNGTQTSKPGKHGHSKARIDAEGILDGKSRQIVMPGQDMVDIPIIDKRTAQVLSIHGDAANVMDSETFETFDLKVPEELKEQITEGVNVLYWTVLDERVMKQIKTG is encoded by the coding sequence ATGGGAGAGATAAGGCAGGCAAACGCTGTTTCAATGAAGAAAGGCAATTACATCATAATAGACGGCGTAGCATGCGTTGTCAATGGCACTCAGACTTCGAAGCCGGGAAAGCACGGCCATTCAAAAGCGAGGATTGATGCTGAAGGCATATTGGACGGCAAAAGCAGGCAGATTGTCATGCCTGGCCAGGACATGGTTGACATTCCTATAATAGACAAAAGGACTGCGCAGGTGCTTTCAATACACGGCGATGCTGCAAATGTAATGGACTCTGAGACTTTCGAAACTTTTGATTTAAAGGTTCCGGAAGAACTAAAGGAGCAGATTACAGAAGGCGTTAATGTGCTTTATTGGACTGTTTTGGATGAAAGAGTCATGAAGCAGATAAAAACAGGTTAA
- a CDS encoding 50S ribosomal protein L40e: MVKFPEADMRIFRNKFVCRRCNTVISSSNLKIIAGKIKCRKCHGRAFRPKRKK; the protein is encoded by the coding sequence ATGGTAAAATTTCCAGAAGCTGATATGAGGATTTTCCGCAACAAGTTTGTATGCAGGAGATGCAACACTGTAATCAGCTCTTCAAATCTAAAAATAATTGCTGGCAAGATCAAGTGCAGGAAATGCCACGGAAGGGCATTCAGGCCTAAAAGGAAGAAATAA
- a CDS encoding site-2 protease family protein, with product MNVADIVSISVFVLLMAFFLYKKRDKISIEKIVYPALYMIMYRTSFGLKFMNSVAKKRRNLVQFLGYTFIGLAFLGMVYISVAIIVVIIMFLIKPAAVDTGFVLVLPGTSIPGIGYLSFWYWIISIFILAIVHEFAHGIVARAHDLDLKSSGFAFLAIFLPVIPAAFVEPDEKKLVKRKDIVQYSVFAAGPMANIILAFIIFLLMPYVWNPSAYAPFEIKITEPVGFSFSVPNATAPSAIAGIQSGMIFNSIDNVNGTESLLFLRTMLSLKPNQTVVLGSVEGKTYSVLTIEHPDLKGAGYFGVNLNSIKNERMIKNEYKSISPAYYWFKGLFKWLFILNFLIGLANLLPLGIVDGGRMLQVALHNIMKDKKKANKVWGFITILFVLLLVVGLAGHYLKVWGLF from the coding sequence ATGAATGTTGCTGATATTGTTTCAATAAGCGTGTTTGTATTGTTAATGGCTTTCTTCTTATACAAAAAAAGAGATAAAATTTCCATTGAAAAAATTGTTTATCCTGCGCTTTACATGATCATGTACAGGACTTCTTTCGGGCTTAAATTCATGAACAGCGTTGCAAAAAAGCGCAGAAATCTTGTGCAGTTTTTAGGCTATACCTTTATCGGTCTTGCTTTTTTAGGCATGGTCTATATATCTGTTGCAATAATTGTTGTCATAATCATGTTTTTAATAAAGCCTGCTGCTGTTGACACTGGCTTTGTTCTTGTTCTGCCGGGCACCTCAATCCCGGGCATTGGTTATTTATCATTCTGGTATTGGATAATTTCTATTTTCATCCTCGCCATTGTCCATGAATTCGCGCACGGAATTGTTGCAAGAGCGCATGATCTTGATCTTAAAAGCAGCGGATTTGCCTTTCTCGCAATATTCCTGCCTGTAATCCCAGCAGCTTTTGTCGAGCCTGATGAGAAAAAATTAGTCAAGAGAAAAGACATTGTGCAGTATTCTGTATTTGCAGCAGGCCCAATGGCAAATATTATCCTGGCTTTTATTATTTTTTTGCTGATGCCATATGTGTGGAATCCATCTGCTTATGCTCCTTTTGAAATAAAGATTACAGAGCCAGTTGGCTTCTCATTTTCTGTTCCAAACGCAACAGCTCCAAGCGCAATTGCCGGAATACAGTCAGGCATGATTTTCAATTCAATAGATAATGTGAATGGTACTGAATCACTTTTATTCTTAAGAACGATGCTCAGCCTGAAGCCAAACCAGACTGTTGTTTTAGGCAGTGTAGAAGGCAAAACTTATTCTGTTTTAACAATAGAGCACCCTGATTTGAAGGGAGCAGGCTATTTTGGCGTTAACTTAAACAGCATAAAAAATGAAAGAATGATAAAGAATGAATACAAATCAATTTCTCCTGCATATTACTGGTTTAAAGGATTGTTCAAATGGCTTTTTATACTTAACTTTTTGATCGGCCTGGCTAACTTATTGCCTCTCGGCATAGTTGACGGCGGAAGAATGCTGCAGGTTGCATTGCACAACATAATGAAGGACAAGAAGAAGGCAAACAAAGTATGGGGATTTATAACAATATTGTTCGTCCTTCTCCTTGTTGTCGGTTTGGCAGGGCATTATCTGAAAGTATGGGGATTGTTTTGA